CCTCAACGACGCCGTAGAGGGCGCCGAGGAGCATGAGGCCGACCTTTCCCCGGCCGAACCGTATCCACGCCTCTCGCATCAACAAAACGCCGGAGCCGTAGAAGAGCCAGAGAAGGGGAAAGGAGAGGGGTTGAACTACAAGCTGGAGCGGGTGCGTTGAGCCACCGAGGACCTCGGCCAGGAAGGGCGAGAGGAAGGTGAGGAGTAACACCGCTCTGGTCTCTTGTCTCATGCGTTAAACTTTGCCCTTCCGGTTAAAGCTTTATGCATGAACCTCTTGGTACCCATAGACCTCCACGAGACCCTTCTCAATCGCCACCTCGACGGCCCGGTAGTAGCTCGGCACGTAGAGGCTCGGCCCGCGGAGAACGACCGTTTCGTCCACCCAGTTGAGCTCGGTGAGGGCCTTCGGCTTTCCGTGCTTGACTATCTCCTCCCAGAGGCGTTTGTTGATAACGCACCCGGGGTCGTCTCCAGCAAGGTCCAGCGTGTAGTGGTAGGCCCTCGCGCGACAGCCCCCGCAGATGTACTTGTAGGGGCACCGCCCGCACTGGCCCTCCCAGCTATCCCTGTCGCGGAGGAGGTTGAATATCCTGCTGTTCTCCCATATCTCCCTGAACGGCATGTGCCTGACGTTTCCAACGGGGAGCGGGAGGAAGACGCATGGAACTACCGTTCCGTCGGGCTCGATTCCAGCATAAATCCTCCCCGCACCGCAACCGCCTATGAACTCGGCGAGCGTCTTCACGGAGTTGTCCTCGCCTATGTAGAAGTGCGCCGGCGTGACGCTCCTTCCCTGGCTCATGAGCAGGGTGACGCGCGCGTACTGTGGCGCGGTCGTCAGTATCTCGAGCTTCCGCTTCTTCATCTGGCGGTAAACTTCCTTCATGAACTCCTCGCGCTCCTCCGGAGAGAGGTCCACCTTAATCATGTCCTCGGCCCTTCCAGTCGGCACGAGGTTGAAGAAGATGACGCGCTTCACGCCTATGCTCTCAGCTAAGTCGAGGATGTCGTCTATCTCCTGGTACGTCTCCTTGTCCATTATCGTGGCCATTCCGTGGCTTATCCCGAGTTCGACCGCGTTCTCCAGGGCCTTTACCGCGTGTTCCCACGCCCCCGGAATCCCGCGGAACCTGTCGTGCTTCTCCGGCTTCGCCGAGTCAACACTAACCTCGACGTACTTTATTCCTGCCCTGACGGCCTTTTCAAGCTCTTCTCTCTTGGCGAACGTCCAGCCGTTCGTTGCCACCGACGTGTGAATTCCCCTGCTCGATAGCTCCCTGACGATTCTGAGGAAGTGCGGGTGTATCGTCGGCTCGCCACCGCTTATCGCAACCGCCGCGACGCCGGCCCTGTCGAGCTGGTCAACGAGGTTGAGCTTCTCCTCGAGCGATAGCTCGCTCGCGAGCGGTTTGTCGGCCCTCTGGTAGCAGTGCTGACAGCGGAAGTTGCACATGTTGGTGAAGTTCCAGACTATAAGGAACGGCCCGGCTAGGCGCTGTGGAACTGTTACCCCGTATTTCGCTATGCCCTCGAGGACGACCCAGATTCCGCGCCTTATGTGGGGGTCCCTCAGCAGGGCCTCCTTGACGGCCTCCTCGTCGCCGTGGGCGAGCTTTATGCCGAGCTTAAGCAGGAGCTTTATCGTATCCGCCTGGAAGCGGACCATCATCGGCGCGTTTATGCTCTCGCCCGCGTAGATGCTGAGAGCCCAGTAGAGAGCCGGGAGTTCTCGTCCGTTGATTTCGTACTTCTTCAACGTCGGCCTTATCAGCGCCCTCGCTATCGGGTTTCCGAGTATGAGCTTGAAGGCCTTCAGCGCGGTGGTGAGCTGGTTTCCGTTTTCTCTGGATTCAACCTCCCCTACATCGGTTGAAGGGTTCATCGCGTTCGGAAACGGCTCCTTTATCGTTTTCGGGGCCTTCATCTTCACCACCCCCCGATTATGGGTTCGGCAAAATGCGTTTAAAGTTTTCGAAAATGTCAGAAATTTCTGACATAACGATTAAGACTTTCCTCCGGAGCAAACTTATTAAGATTCCGCGCCCTATCCAACCCTTGGTGGGCTCTGTGGGGGATAAAGAGGCGTTCGTTCATCTCGTTGAGAAGCTCATGATACGCTGGGGTTACTCGCACGTTGAGGGGAGGATATACGCGTTGCTCCTCCTGAGAGGGGAACCCATGACGATATCGGACCTCGTTGAGGAAACCGGCTTCAGCAGGTCAGCTATTTCAACGGCCTTGAGCAGGCTTCAGAGGGACTACCTCGTTGAGGTTCAAAAGAGGGGGCGGACGAAGTACTTCACGGCGATTCCGGCCCTCTTCGAGAAGTTCCTTGAACAGCCAAAGATAATCCTTGAGAAGGAAGTCATGCCCCTTGAAGAAACCGTCAGGAAACTGCTCGCGAAAGAGTCTTTGGAGGGAAGGCGTAAAAAGCTCGTTGAGCTCCTCGTGGAGTTAAGACTCCTTGAATACGCCCTCCTGAGGCTCATAGAGATTGAAGCCGAGGAGCTCAGGAAGACCTACCTCAGAGATGAACTCAAAGATGAAAAACCTTTTAAATGAGGCTCTTCTCATTTTCTTCGGGTGGCCTAAAACGAACTACCCGGAGTTAGCGCTCATAGCCTTCATCCTTAGCGTGGTCTTCTCGATAGGTGGCGTGGGCTCGGCGATAGCCATAGTTCCCGTCATGGGCTGGCTTGGAGTGCCCCTGATGAGCGCCAAGCCGACCGGCCTCTTCATAAACGTCCTCTCGATGCTTTCAGCGACCGTCAAGAACCTGCGGGCGAAAAAGCTCGACGTCCGCTTTGGTCTGCCGATTCTCGTCACCGCGACTCTGGCATCTCCCCTCGGAGCTTACTCCGGGAAGTTCATACCACACCGCGTCGTTCTGGCTGTCTTCGTGGCTTTCCTCCTATACTCCGGGACAATGATGCTCTTCTTCAGGCCGAAGGAGCGGAAAAGAAAGGGCAACCACCTCGTTGAGGGTTCTTTGATTGGAGGAATCGCGGGCTTCCTCGGTGGTCTCCTCGGCGTCGGAGGTGGCGGAATAATCAGCCCGGCCCTAATCCTCCTTGGCTACGAGCCGAAGAAAGTCGCCAGCACTACCGCCTTAATAGTGTTCTTCTCATCGCTGAGCGGGTTTCTGACCTACTGGAAGCTCGGGACTCTTGACTGGGAGTTGCTACTCTGGGTTTCGGTTCCAGCAATACTCGGTGGCTGGCTGGGAACTCACCTGATGCACTTCAAGATGAGCTCGGGGCAGGTAAAAAAGGTGATAGGGGCCATAATGTACGTCATAGCCCTCAAGACGCTCCTTGTCGCGCTGAGCTTCTGAAGACGAAGTTCTTCAGCGTTAAGGCTCCAGTAACCAGCCACATCGCCAGCAGGAGCCAGTAGAGGGCGAAGCCGAAGTCCGTTATCGCGTTTATCCCGAAGGTCGTCCCGACCTTGAAGGTCGCGCTGACGTAGGCGCCGAAGGGGAAGATGAACGCCCACCACGCGAGGCTGTACGGCAGGTTGAGCTTCCTGATGTAGTGGAGCGTCAGTATTACTGCCATGACGAACCACCAGACACCGAAGCCCCAGAAGATTAACCCGAAGGCCAGGAAAGGCTCCTTCACCTTTAGGAAGTCGCTGGCCTTCACGAGGGCGTAGAGCGTGCTCGTCCCGGCTCCTATTGGTCCGAGGTTAATCCAGATTGAGGGAGCTATCCCGCAGGGCATCGGCTCGTGCTTTATGAAGCGGTACATAACGATGGCGAAGAGGGCCAAGTAGAGGAAGAAGCCCGCGCCCCAGGCGAAGTAGTTGATGAAGGCCATCAGCTCCTTCACCGTTCCGGAGGAGAGTGTCATGAGCTTCGCCCCGCTGATGGGGATTACTATGAGCCCGACCGGCGGAATGAACCAGGCGGGCGTTATGTTCTTGGTGTCTATTCCCTCTCCTGTGAAGACGATGTAGGGAATCAGGAAGGCGAAGAGCAGGACAAAGGGCACCCCAAAGAGCCAGAAGGCCCAGGCGAGCCTTTCATTCCCAAAGATGAACAGCCAGTCCGCCGAGAGGACGAGCGAGGCGACGCCGATAGTCCCGTAGAAGTTGCCGAGAACCGGGTGATAGAGGTCCTTTAAGGCCTCCTCGCGGTACTTTACCCACCTCAGCGTCCAGGGAACGAGGAGGACGAAAAACAGGAGCGTGTTGAGGTAGGCGAGGAACTCAGCAAAGCCGTTCAACGCAGAAAGTTTTGATGAATAGGCTTTGCTGACCAAAGCGAGCGCTCCGGTTCCCATCACGCTCGCAAACCAGCTCGGGGCGAAGTCTTTAACTCCCATGCGACCACCAAAGAAATGAAGAAAAGTTCATTTAAAAATCTTATCATGTTTTGTGCTCCCTGCCCTCACTTATCCGCTCCCTCCACTGGGGGTCGCTCTCGGCAGACCCGCGAAGAAACGCCTCGACGGCTTTCCGTGCTTTCCCGCCTATCCCCGGAATCACCCGAATGCCGAGGGCCTCGAAGTGGGCAATCGCCTTCCTCCCTATCCCGTAGGCGAGGACAACCTCTACCCCCTGCTCTCTCAGGAAGTTCGGAATGTCGCCCGGCCCGTGCTCCTCGAAGGGGAGCTCAACTATTCTGACATCCCTGATTTCTCCGTTCTCGGCGTCAACTATCGCAAAGCGCCTTGCCCTCCCAAAGTGCTCCGAAACCTCTGATTCGAAATCTTCCCCAGCAAGCGGAACCGCGATTCTCAAGTTCATCACCAGAATTAATGAAACAAGGTTCACCTAAAAATCTGCCGGTTTGGAACAAAGAGTTGGTAACATCGATGCACCAAAACCATTAAAAGCGTGCTACCTTTTTTGGAGTTGGTGATACAGATGAAGAAGGCCCTCGCGCTCCTCGTAATCCTGCTGGTCGTTTCAATAGCGGGATGCATAGGAACGTCAACGTCGAGCTCAACCA
The Thermococcus sp. 21S9 DNA segment above includes these coding regions:
- a CDS encoding helix-turn-helix domain-containing protein produces the protein MGSVGDKEAFVHLVEKLMIRWGYSHVEGRIYALLLLRGEPMTISDLVEETGFSRSAISTALSRLQRDYLVEVQKRGRTKYFTAIPALFEKFLEQPKIILEKEVMPLEETVRKLLAKESLEGRRKKLVELLVELRLLEYALLRLIEIEAEELRKTYLRDELKDEKPFK
- a CDS encoding NifB/NifX family molybdenum-iron cluster-binding protein, with translation MNLRIAVPLAGEDFESEVSEHFGRARRFAIVDAENGEIRDVRIVELPFEEHGPGDIPNFLREQGVEVVLAYGIGRKAIAHFEALGIRVIPGIGGKARKAVEAFLRGSAESDPQWRERISEGREHKT
- a CDS encoding sulfite exporter TauE/SafE family protein, with the translated sequence MKNLLNEALLIFFGWPKTNYPELALIAFILSVVFSIGGVGSAIAIVPVMGWLGVPLMSAKPTGLFINVLSMLSATVKNLRAKKLDVRFGLPILVTATLASPLGAYSGKFIPHRVVLAVFVAFLLYSGTMMLFFRPKERKRKGNHLVEGSLIGGIAGFLGGLLGVGGGGIISPALILLGYEPKKVASTTALIVFFSSLSGFLTYWKLGTLDWELLLWVSVPAILGGWLGTHLMHFKMSSGQVKKVIGAIMYVIALKTLLVALSF
- the tdt gene encoding tellurite-resistance/dicarboxylate transporter — translated: MGVKDFAPSWFASVMGTGALALVSKAYSSKLSALNGFAEFLAYLNTLLFFVLLVPWTLRWVKYREEALKDLYHPVLGNFYGTIGVASLVLSADWLFIFGNERLAWAFWLFGVPFVLLFAFLIPYIVFTGEGIDTKNITPAWFIPPVGLIVIPISGAKLMTLSSGTVKELMAFINYFAWGAGFFLYLALFAIVMYRFIKHEPMPCGIAPSIWINLGPIGAGTSTLYALVKASDFLKVKEPFLAFGLIFWGFGVWWFVMAVILTLHYIRKLNLPYSLAWWAFIFPFGAYVSATFKVGTTFGINAITDFGFALYWLLLAMWLVTGALTLKNFVFRSSARQGAS
- a CDS encoding radical SAM protein, which encodes MKAPKTIKEPFPNAMNPSTDVGEVESRENGNQLTTALKAFKLILGNPIARALIRPTLKKYEINGRELPALYWALSIYAGESINAPMMVRFQADTIKLLLKLGIKLAHGDEEAVKEALLRDPHIRRGIWVVLEGIAKYGVTVPQRLAGPFLIVWNFTNMCNFRCQHCYQRADKPLASELSLEEKLNLVDQLDRAGVAAVAISGGEPTIHPHFLRIVRELSSRGIHTSVATNGWTFAKREELEKAVRAGIKYVEVSVDSAKPEKHDRFRGIPGAWEHAVKALENAVELGISHGMATIMDKETYQEIDDILDLAESIGVKRVIFFNLVPTGRAEDMIKVDLSPEEREEFMKEVYRQMKKRKLEILTTAPQYARVTLLMSQGRSVTPAHFYIGEDNSVKTLAEFIGGCGAGRIYAGIEPDGTVVPCVFLPLPVGNVRHMPFREIWENSRIFNLLRDRDSWEGQCGRCPYKYICGGCRARAYHYTLDLAGDDPGCVINKRLWEEIVKHGKPKALTELNWVDETVVLRGPSLYVPSYYRAVEVAIEKGLVEVYGYQEVHA